One Epinephelus lanceolatus isolate andai-2023 chromosome 17, ASM4190304v1, whole genome shotgun sequence genomic window carries:
- the LOC117248116 gene encoding G-protein coupled receptor 26-like, with protein MGLIYVVTAAHDDSSHQDCGCTYQKSGYFRGSTMDAADIVASVLVLGIIIVSLLSNVVVLICFLYNPEIRKQVPALFILNLTFCNLLLSVSNMPLTLIGLITTGHPGGSGFCQIVGFLDTFLTTNSMLSMAALSIDRWVAVVFPLSYHSRIRHRDAVIALAYTWIHSLCFSTVATCRSWVGYHHLYASCTLCSVRAKGAGTQFIIFTVALHSLTFLLTLIVLCVTYLKVLKVARFHCKRIDVITMQTLVLLVDIHPSVRQKCLDEQKRRRQRATKKISTFIGTFVVCFTPYVITRIVELFSPWPINPHWGVLSKCLAYSKAASDPFVYSLLRHQYRKTCNLLANKVLKRSPLNSSSLRMENSAVRSDNNCNTTNNIQPPANKPLGP; from the exons ATGGGACTCATATATGTTGTGACTGCAGCTCACGATGACAGTTCGCATCAGGACTGTGGATGCACTTATCAAAAGTCTGGATATTTCAGAGGAAGCACCATGGACGCAGCGGACATAGTTGCTTCCGTTTTAGTTTTGGGGATTATTATCGTGTCGCTGCTGTCCAACGTTGTGGTGCTGATCTGCTTTCTGTACAACCCAGAGATCCGCAAACAGGTACCGGCTCTTTTTATTCTCAACTTGACGTTTTGCAACCTGTTGCTAAGCGTGTCCAACATGCCACTAACTCTGATCGGGCTCATCACCACGGGCCACCCCGGAGGCAGCGGCTTCTGCCAAATTGTGGGTTTCCTCGACACTTTTCTCACCACTAACTCCATGCTCAGCATGGCAGCTCTCAGCATCGATAGATGGGTGGCTGTTGTGTTCCCACTCAGCTACCACTCCAGAATACGGCACCGGGACGCAGTGATAGCGCTGGCGTACACGTGGATTCACTCACTTTGCTTCTCCACAGTGGCCACCTGCCGCTCCTGGGTCGGGTACCATCACCTTTACGCATCGTGCACTCTCTGCAGTGTCAGGGCCAAGGGAGCCGGGACGCAGTTCATCATATTCACCGTGGCTTTGCACTCCCTCACTTTCCTCCTCACGCTGATCGTGTTGTGTGTAACGTACCTGAAAGTGCTCAAAGTTGCAAGGTTTCACTGTAAACGCATCGACGTGATCACTATGCAGACGCTGGTGCTGCTTGTGGATATTCACCCCAG TGTGCGGCAGAAATGCTTGGATGAGCAGAAGCGGAGGAGGCAGAGGGCCACCAAGAAGATCAGTACTTTCATCGGCACATTTGTGGTGTGCTTCACCCCTTATGTCATCACAAG AATTGTAGAGCTTTTCTCCCCGTGGCCCATAAACCCTCACTGGGGCGTGCTGTCCAAATGTTTGGCCTACAGCAAGGCAGCAAGCGACCCATTTGTCTACTCGCTGCTGCGGCACCAGTACAGGAAGACCTGCAACCTTCTGGCCAACAAAGTCCTCAAGAGGAGTCCGCTCAACTCCTCCTCCCTCAGGATGGAGAACAGCGCAGTGAGGAGCGACAACAACTGCAACACAACCAACAACATCCAGCCACCTGCCAACAAGCCACTTGGCCCGTGA